The proteins below come from a single Chryseobacterium capnotolerans genomic window:
- a CDS encoding alpha-ketoglutarate-dependent dioxygenase AlkB family protein, which produces MLSLFDETPDYPLSLLPHDGTVLYYGKVFSKEESDRYYDYLFNQIPWEHDEAVIFGKLILTKRKVAWFGEKAFEYTYSNRTKYAKPWTPELLKLKQKCEEVSGETYNSCLLNLYHDGSEGMAYHSDGETDLKKHGAIASLTFGAERKFLFKHKTTKEKVEIFLETGSLLIMKGTTQDYWLHRLPPTTKVKTPRVNLTFRTIEE; this is translated from the coding sequence ATGTTAAGCCTGTTCGATGAAACACCAGATTATCCATTAAGTCTTCTTCCACATGACGGAACCGTTCTGTACTATGGGAAAGTCTTCTCAAAAGAAGAGTCTGATAGGTATTACGACTATCTTTTCAATCAGATTCCATGGGAACATGATGAGGCCGTTATCTTCGGAAAGTTAATTCTGACGAAGCGAAAAGTAGCATGGTTTGGAGAAAAAGCATTTGAGTATACTTATTCTAACAGAACAAAATATGCCAAACCCTGGACTCCTGAGTTATTGAAATTAAAACAAAAATGCGAAGAAGTTTCAGGAGAAACCTATAATTCATGCTTGCTAAATCTATACCATGATGGAAGTGAAGGAATGGCTTATCATAGTGACGGAGAAACCGATTTGAAAAAACATGGAGCTATCGCTTCCCTGACTTTCGGAGCAGAAAGAAAGTTTCTATTCAAGCATAAAACAACCAAAGAAAAAGTAGAGATATTCCTGGAAACTGGAAGTCTGCTCATTATGAAAGGAACAACTCAGGACTACTGGCTTCATAGGCTGCCACCTACGACCAAAGTGAAAACTCCAAGAGTAAATCTTACGTTCAGAACAATTGAAGAATAG